The following are from one region of the Brienomyrus brachyistius isolate T26 chromosome 13, BBRACH_0.4, whole genome shotgun sequence genome:
- the LOC125706536 gene encoding potassium voltage-gated channel subfamily A member 1-like: MEFAMVGAESGGCNSHLPYGYAQARARERERERERQVQSRAAAAAAEAAEAQCCTSHHPNNHQLHQSRAASSCHANNTSGSTASRPSSSQPAQPQQQHTEQQQTVLRGRKRHRGAEHRRRNRPTLGGDLRHSELALLGSEEEIMIEEEEAGDEGEEDEDGGGGGEETSGRRKSFVSNMDDEEETFSLTDRRPQSGYENVYSEHACCERVVINVSGLKFETQLKTLTQFPDTLLGDPDKRMRYFDPLRNEYFFDRNRPSFDAILYYYQSGGRLKRPANVPFDIFSEEVKFYELGEEAILKFREDEGFVKEEEKPLPEDEFKRQIWLLFEYPESSSPARGIAVVSVLVIVISIVIFCLETLPEFRDDRESFSGGKNSSHPGSDFTPFNDPFFIVETACIIWFSFEIIVRFFASPSKPAFFKNIMNTIDIVSILPYFITLGTDLAQQQGNGQPAMTFAILRIIRLVRVFRIFKLSRHSKGLQILGHTLKASMRELALLIFFLVIGVILFSSAVYFAEADEPTSQFTSIPDAFWWAVVTMTTVGYGDMKPITVGGKIVGSLCAIAGVLTIALPVPVIVSNFNYFYHRETDNDDQTPVVQNTLPCPYFSGNFFKKFRSSVSASSIGDKAEYMEMEEAVTQSLCTLDKQSPEKGNGTDNVRGNSTNPKSLQTDV; encoded by the coding sequence ATGGAGTTTGCAATGGTAGGTGCTGAAAGTGGCGGGTGCAACAGCCATCTGCCTTACGGATACGCACAGGCGCGTGCTAGGGAGCGCGAGCGCGAACGGGAGAGGCAGGTCCAGTCGCGTGCCGCAGCGGcagctgctgaggctgctgaagcGCAATGTTGTACCAGCCATCACCCCAACAACCACCAGCTGCACCAGTCTCGCGCCGCCTCCTCGTGCCATGCCAACAACACCAGCGGTAGTACCGCCTCGCGCCCCTCCTCTTCGCAACCGGCTCAGCCGCAGCAGCAGCACACGGAGCAACAGCAGACGGTCCTGAGAGGAAGGAAAAGGCATCGCGGTGCCGAGCACCGAAGAAGGAACCGTCCTACTCTAGGCGGGGATCTGCGTCACTCGGAGTTGGCGCTACTCGGATCCGAGGAGGAAATTAtgatagaggaggaggaggctggAGACGAGGGAGAAGAAGACGAGGACGGAGGCGGTGGTGGCGAGGAGACGAGTGGCAGGAGAAAAAGTTTTGTCTCTAATATGGATGATGAAGAAGAGACATTTTCACTCACGGACAGACGCCCCCAGTCAGGCTACGAAAACGTTTACAGCGAGCACGCCTGCTGCGAAAGAGTCGTCATTAATGTGTCCGGTCTTAAGTTTGAAACACAGCTTAAGACTCTGACTCAGTTCCCGGACACACTGCTTGGGGACCCTGACAAACGCATGCGGTACTTCGACCCCCTGAGGAACGAGTACTTTTTTGACAGGAATCGACCGAGCTTCGATGCAATTCTTTATTATTACCAGTCCGGGGGGAGATTAAAGAGACCCGCTAATGTGCCCTTTGACATATTTTCAGAGGAGGTCAAGTTCTATGAACTGGGAGAAGAAGCGATTCTCAAGTTTAGGGAAGATGAGGGCTTCGTAAAAGAAGAGGAAAAGCCTTTGCCTGAAGACGAGTTCAAGCGTCAAATCTGGCTTCTCTTCGAATACCCCGAAAGTTCAAGCCCCGCGAGAGGCATTGCGGTCGTGTCTGTTTTGGTTATTGTTATATCCATTGTCATCTTCTGTTTAGAAACTTTGCCCGAGTTCCGGGACGACAGAGAATCCTTCAGCGGGGGTAAAAACTCATCGCATCCTGGCAGTGATTTCACACCATTCAACGATCCCTTCTTCATCGTGGAGACCGCGTGTATCATCTGGTTTTCTTTTGAGATAATCGTCAGGTTCTTCGCGAGCCCGAGCAAACCTGCCTTCTTTAAAAACATCATGAACACTATAGACATTGTATCCATCTTGCCTTACTTCATTACCCTTGGCACTGATCTTGCCCAACAGCAAGGCAACGGGCAGCCAGCGATGACTTTCGCGATTCTCAGAATAATTCGCCTGGTCAGGGTCTTTCGCATCTTTAAGCTCTCTAGACATTCAAAAGGTTTACAGATCCTCGGTCACACTTTAAAAGCTAGTATGAGGGAACTAGCGTTGTTGATCTTCTTCCTTGTCATCGGCGTTATTTTGTTTTCCAGCGCCGTGTACTTCGCCGAAGCCGATGAGCCGACGTCCCAGTTCACTAGCATCCCAGACGCCTTTTGGTGGGCAGTTGTCACCATGACCACTGTCGGATACGGGGACATGAAACCAATAACAGTGGGTGGGAAAATAGTGGGCTCACTTTGCGCTATAGCGGGAGTATTAACCATCGCTTTGCCCGTCCCTGTCATCGTTTCCAACTTTAATTACTTCTATCACAGAGAGACTGACAATGACGACCAAACACCAGTGGTGCAAAACACGCTCCCCTGTCCCTATTTCTCTGGAAACTTCTTCAAGAAATTCAGGAGTTCAGTGTCTGCTTCTTCTATTGGGGATAAAGCAGAGTACATGGAGATGGAAGAAGCGGTGACACAGTCCTTATGCACTTTGGACAAGCAAAGCCCGGAAAAAGGAAACGGTACAGATAATGTTCGAGGAAACAGCACGAATCCCAAATCGCTTCAAACCGATGTATGA